The Microbacter margulisiae genomic sequence ATCTCTCTTTTTGCTAAAAATAGCAAAGAAGCCAAACGGGCAATGACAGATCAATTATTGCAGCCTCAGCGCGAAAATAACGATATGGCAACAAATTGCCTCTTTTATTGTCTTGCCCTGCAACGGAATAAACCGGCAAGAGAGGGTTCTCCCGATATCGAAGAAAAGGCTTATTTTTGTACGTGAAAACCATCCGGACAAAAAAACAATGATAGATTACACACAAATACCTTCTCCCTGTTTCGTACTTGACGAAAAACGGTTACGCGAAAATTTAACCCTAATTCGCTCCGTGAAAGAGCATGCCCAAGTAGAAATCATACTGGCATTCAAAGCTTTTGCCATGTGGAGCGTCTTTCCGGTTATCCGCGAATATATCCGTTACTCCACGGCCAGCTCAGTAGCCGAAGCACAACTGGCATTTGAGGAGATGGGCAACCAGGCGCACACCTATGCCCCGGTCTATTCCGACAGGGAATTCCCGTCCATACTTCGTTACAGCAGCCACGTGACCTTTAACTCTCTGTCGCAGTTTGAGCATTTCTATCCACAAACACAACAAGCAGAACATCCCGTCTCGTGCGGACTACGCATTAACCCCGAATATTCGAGCGTCAGCACCGACCTTTACAATCCATGCTCGCCCGGGTCGCGGCTGGGAGTCACTGCCGGTCAACTGGAAGACAGCCTGCCAGCAGGCATTGACGGGCTCCATTTCCATACCCTGTGCGAATCGCAGGCCGAAGATCTGGAGCAGACATTAGCAGCAGTCGAAGCCAAGTTCGGACACTTGTTCAATCGCATCCAATGGCTCAATATGGGCGGCGGCCACCTGATGACACGCAAAGGTTATGATGTGGAACAACTGATCCACATTCTGAAAACATTTCAGGCAAAATACCCCCATCTGCAACTTATTCTCGAACCGGGAAGTGCCTTTGCCTGGGAAACCGGCGAGTTGGTGTCCACCGTGCTGGATGTGGTGGACAATCACGGCATCAAAACTGCCATGCTCGACGTATCCTTTGCCTGCCATATGCCCGACTGCCTCGAAATGCCCTACAAACCAAAGATTCTGGGAGCCGGAGAGCCTGTCCCAGGCAAACCTGTTTACCGTATGGGAGGCAACAGTTGCCTTTCAGGCGATTATGTAGGCGACTGGTCATTTGACAAACCACTGCAACCCGGCGATCGAATCGTGTTCATGGATATGATGCACTACACGATGGTGAAAACAACCTATTTCAACGGTGTCACCCATCCTTCAATAGGCATCTGGAGACCCGACAACCGGTTTCAGTTAGTCCGCGAATTCGGTTATGAAGACTATAAGAACAGGCTGTCATAAAACAAGGCAAAATTGAGCACTCAACCGGATATACACTGGCAACCGAAAAGCATGAACAGGGTTGTTCACAGTATATAGCGAAGCTTTTCGTCCGTATACCAGCAAAAAGGGGCCAACAGTTTGTCCGATATAAAAAAAAAGCTATCTTTGCATCCACAAAAAACGAAAGA encodes the following:
- the nspC gene encoding carboxynorspermidine decarboxylase, with product MIDYTQIPSPCFVLDEKRLRENLTLIRSVKEHAQVEIILAFKAFAMWSVFPVIREYIRYSTASSVAEAQLAFEEMGNQAHTYAPVYSDREFPSILRYSSHVTFNSLSQFEHFYPQTQQAEHPVSCGLRINPEYSSVSTDLYNPCSPGSRLGVTAGQLEDSLPAGIDGLHFHTLCESQAEDLEQTLAAVEAKFGHLFNRIQWLNMGGGHLMTRKGYDVEQLIHILKTFQAKYPHLQLILEPGSAFAWETGELVSTVLDVVDNHGIKTAMLDVSFACHMPDCLEMPYKPKILGAGEPVPGKPVYRMGGNSCLSGDYVGDWSFDKPLQPGDRIVFMDMMHYTMVKTTYFNGVTHPSIGIWRPDNRFQLVREFGYEDYKNRLS